In a single window of the Thermoanaerobaculia bacterium genome:
- the amrB gene encoding AmmeMemoRadiSam system protein B, whose amino-acid sequence MSTRPPAVAGAFYPRDPRALAAEVRECLGPPIPQRAAFGVVVPHAGYVYSGAVAGAVYARVSPVRTVILLGPNHTGLGPAASIDAHERWATPLGDVAIDEDLARRLLASCPHLERESLAHVREHSLEVQLPFLQTWEPSVSVVPVCIGAPSLALCHEIGEACAQAAAERPDPVLILASSDMNHYESRAVGDAKNAFAFRAIERVDPDGLFSAVVEHEISMCGFLPATALLVAARRRGVSRAEIVARSDSGDRTGDADSVVGYAGIIVG is encoded by the coding sequence ATGAGCACGCGTCCTCCCGCGGTGGCGGGAGCGTTCTACCCCCGCGATCCCCGCGCGCTCGCCGCGGAGGTCCGGGAGTGCCTCGGTCCTCCGATTCCGCAGCGCGCCGCCTTCGGCGTCGTCGTGCCTCATGCCGGCTACGTCTACTCGGGCGCGGTCGCCGGGGCGGTGTACGCGCGCGTCTCTCCGGTGCGGACCGTGATTCTGCTCGGCCCGAACCACACCGGGCTCGGACCCGCCGCGTCGATCGACGCCCACGAGCGGTGGGCCACGCCGCTCGGCGACGTTGCGATCGACGAGGACCTCGCGCGCCGGCTGCTCGCCTCTTGCCCCCACCTGGAGCGCGAGAGCCTGGCCCACGTCCGGGAGCATTCCCTGGAGGTCCAGCTCCCGTTTCTCCAGACGTGGGAGCCGTCGGTCTCCGTCGTCCCGGTCTGCATCGGGGCGCCGTCGCTCGCGCTCTGTCACGAGATCGGAGAGGCCTGCGCGCAGGCCGCGGCGGAGCGGCCCGATCCCGTCCTGATCCTCGCATCGTCCGACATGAACCACTACGAATCGAGGGCCGTGGGCGACGCGAAGAACGCGTTCGCCTTCCGGGCGATCGAGCGCGTGGACCCCGACGGGCTGTTCTCGGCCGTCGTCGAGCACGAGATCTCGATGTGCGGGTTCCTGCCGGCGACGGCCCTCCTCGTCGCCGCCCGGCGCCGGGGCGTTTCGCGCGCCGAGATCGTCGCCCGCTCCGACAGCGGGGACCGCACCGGCGACGCGGACTCCGTCGTGGGGTACGCGGGCATCATCGTCGGATGA
- a CDS encoding universal stress protein, with translation MTRHFLVALDGSPSSDAALRRAFQLAPAVGASVTGIHVLDTAQLEASFIADLSGSVGFQPFLNLSAELRTALDAVGRAIVADFEAKREAAGVPGAGRMVQGLVVSELVGAAAGADLVFLGLHGTGVRRGKALGGHADALVRRLAVPAFLSSADPAPIRRPVAAFDGSERSLRALRAAAEIGAALHLPLDVVTVADSAGETDERRRTAAAALEGFAVAWTFVSARGHPEDVLTARAGENDLIAIGSHGHGRIVELVLGSTTERVLRRSSVSVLCVP, from the coding sequence ATGACGCGCCACTTCCTCGTCGCCCTCGACGGCTCCCCGAGCTCGGACGCCGCGCTCCGGCGCGCGTTCCAGCTCGCGCCGGCCGTCGGCGCGTCGGTCACGGGGATCCACGTTCTCGACACCGCGCAGCTCGAGGCGAGCTTCATCGCGGACCTTTCGGGGTCCGTCGGATTCCAGCCGTTCCTCAACCTTTCCGCCGAGCTGCGGACGGCGCTCGACGCGGTCGGGCGCGCGATCGTCGCGGACTTCGAGGCCAAGCGCGAAGCCGCGGGGGTCCCCGGCGCCGGACGCATGGTCCAGGGGCTCGTCGTCTCCGAGCTCGTCGGCGCCGCCGCCGGCGCCGATCTCGTCTTCCTCGGCCTGCACGGAACGGGGGTCCGCCGCGGGAAGGCGCTCGGAGGCCACGCCGACGCGCTCGTGCGGCGCCTCGCGGTCCCGGCATTCCTCTCCTCGGCCGACCCCGCGCCGATCCGCCGTCCGGTCGCCGCGTTCGACGGTTCGGAACGCTCCCTTCGGGCCCTCCGCGCCGCCGCGGAGATCGGCGCCGCCCTCCATCTCCCGCTCGACGTCGTGACCGTCGCCGATTCGGCCGGGGAGACGGACGAGCGCCGCCGGACGGCAGCGGCGGCGCTCGAAGGATTCGCCGTCGCGTGGACATTCGTCTCCGCGCGGGGTCATCCGGAAGACGTCCTGACGGCGCGCGCCGGGGAGAACGACCTGATCGCGATCGGCTCCCACGGACACGGACGCATCGTCGAGCTCGTGCTCGGGTCGACCACGGAGCGCGTGCTCCGCCGAAGCTCCGTTTCCGTGCTCTGCGTTCCCTAG